The following are encoded together in the Salvelinus fontinalis isolate EN_2023a chromosome 38, ASM2944872v1, whole genome shotgun sequence genome:
- the LOC129837587 gene encoding gonadotropin-releasing hormone II receptor-like translates to MSGNLSVLRPPLVGATGSMQPALSNMSQFPPLVDWETPTFTRAAQFRVGATLILFLFAACSNLALLVSVCRGRGRRLASHLRPLIMSLAAADLMMTFVVMPLDTIWNITVQWYGGDAMCKMLCFLKLFAMHSSAFILVVVSLDRHHAILHPLESLNSHHRNKRMLGLAWGLSVLLALPQLFIFRAIKAEGVDFTQCVTHGSFKERWQETVYNMFYFVTLYVFPLLVMSFCYTRILIEINQQLHRNKAGESCLRRSGTDMIPKARMKTLKMTIIIVMSFVVCWTPYYLLGIWYWFQPEMLQVTPEYIHHALFVFGNLNTCFDPVIYGFYMPSFRADLAMCWCYRRRDINMSPRSLDRLSAHQGPHSGVQDSDGPGVEQTKETGGDGR, encoded by the exons ATGTCTGGCAATTTGTCCGTCCTGAGGCCTCCATTAGTGGGTGCCACCGGGTCAATGCAACCCGCCCTCTCAAACATGTCCCAGTTTCCCCCTCTGGTTGACTGGGAGACACCCACCTTCACCCGCGCTGCCCAATTCCGTGTCGGCGCCACCTTAATCCTCTTCCTATTTGCTGCCTGCAGCAACCTAGCATTATTGGTCAGTGTGTGCCGGGGGCGTGGCCGGCGCCTGGCTTCTCACCTGCGACCACTCATCATGAGCCTGGCCGCCGCCGACCTGATGATGACCTTTGTGGTGATGCCACTGGACACCATTTGGAACATCACGGTGCAGTGGTATGGCGGAGACGCCATGTGTAAGATGCTATGTTTCCTCAAGCTGTTTGCCATGCACTCGTCAGCCTTCATCCTGGTGGTGGTCAGTCTGGACAGGCACCACGCCATCCTGCACCCGCTGGAATCACTCAACTCCCACCACCGGAACAAGAGGATGCTGGGTCTGGCCTGGGGCCTCAGCGTGCTTCTGGCCCTACCACAG CTGTTCATCTTCCGGGCCATCAAGGCCGAGGGCGTAGACTTCACCCAGTGTGTGACCCATGGCAGCTTCAAAGAGCGATGGCAGGAGACAGTCTACAACATGTTCTACTTCGTCACTCTCTACGTGTTCCCCCTGCTGGTCATGAGCTTCTGCTACACACGCATCCTCATTGAGATCAATCAGCAACTCCACAGGAACAAAG CTGGTGAGTCCTGCCTGAGACGCAGTGGCACAGACATGATCCCCAAAGCGCGAATGAAGACTCTAAAGATGACCATCATCATTGTGATGTCCTTTGTGGTCTGCTGGACGCCCTACTACCTCCTGGGTATCTGGTACTGGTTCCAGCCGGAGATGCTGCAGGTCACGCCTGAATACATCCACCACGCCCTGTTTGTCTTCGGCAACCTGAACACATGTTTTGACCCGGTCATCTATGGCTTCTACATGCCCTCGTTCCGGGCCGACCTGGCCATGTGCTGGTGCTATAGAAGAAGGGACATTAATATGTCGCCCAGGTCTCTGGACCGCCTGTCCGCCCACCAGGGCCCCCACAGTGGAGTGCAGGACTCTGACGGCCCCGGTGTGGAACAGACCAAAGAGACTGGAGGTGACGGTAGATGA